From the Ammospiza caudacuta isolate bAmmCau1 chromosome 24, bAmmCau1.pri, whole genome shotgun sequence genome, one window contains:
- the TMEM167B gene encoding protein kish-B isoform X2, whose product MTNVYSLDGLLVFGLLLVCTCAYLRKVPRLRIWLLSERRGVWGVCHKAAVIGTRLHVAVSMSCLLMAFYVLVGK is encoded by the exons ATGACCAACG TTTATTCCCTGGACGGGCTCCTGGTGTTCGGGCTGCTCCTGGTTTGCACTTGTGCGTACCTGCGGAAGGTGCCCCGACTGCGCATCTGGCTCCTGTCCGAGCGCAGGGGCGTCTGGGGAGTCTGCCACAAGG CTGCTGTGATTGGGACCCGCCTGCACGTGGCTGTGTCCATGTCCTGTCTTCTCATGGCCTTCTACGTCCTTGTGGGAAAGTGA
- the SHISA4 gene encoding protein shisa-4, which yields MGPGGPGSGWPLAGTLLVAVAASMVAGGEDCLWYVDRNGSWHPGFDCEFFTFCCGTCQQRYCCRDPLRLLTERQQRHCLAFSPKTIAGIASAVVLFIAIVTTIVCCFMCSCCYLYQRRQHSRTPLQGPEIPLSSYHPAAPPAPFPVDPKAGPTPPQPGFTPMAMYPPPGPAAQYPMYPSGPPIYNPTAPPPYVPAQPSYPGA from the exons ATGGGGCCCGGGGGCCCCGGGAGCGGCTGGCCCCTGGCCGGGACCCTGCTGGTGGCCGTGGCCGCCTCGATGG TGGCTGGGGGCGAAGACTGCCTGTGGTACGTGGACAGGAACGGGTCATGGCACCCTGGCTTCGACTGCGAGTTCTTCACCTTCTGCTGCGGCACGTGTCAGCAGCGGTACTGCTGCCGAGACCCTCTGCGCCTGCTCACCGAGCGCCAGCAGCGCCACTGTCTTGCCTTCAG CCCCAAGACCATCGCGGGCATCGCCTCAGCCGTGGTGCTTTTCATCGCCATCGTCACCACCATCGTCTGCTGCTTCATGTGCTCCTGCTGCTACCTGTACCAGCGCCGGCAGCACTCCCGCACACCCCTGCaag GCCCGGAAATTCCCCTGTCCAGCTACCACCCcgcagctcccccagctcccttccCCGTGGACCCCAAAGCCGGCCCTACAcctccccagcctggcttcACCCCCATGGCCATGTACCCCCCGCCCGGCCCTGCCGCCCAGTACCCCATGTACCCCTCCGGGCCCCCCATCTACAACCCCACAG CACCGCCACCCTACGTCCCGGCGCAGCCCAGCTACCCTGGAGCATGA
- the INAVA gene encoding innate immunity activator protein has translation MGAARLGAWGRAVYPLLPAGSRRGMGEASDMDSGIVLHSGPDSPVSPLKERVLVGQRQQQALEAQLDGCIQELRQLCLREAELTGTLPCEYPLKAGEKPPKVRRRIGAAFKLDEIAVLRGDPLERERALQLQIAEAARRLCCEENISRQVRKRRQTAALREEQKLRDLEQVLSQRRLLAGQRDISTAKEDTRPPGPATPQKSPSPKDPTKEEEEESGPVVPTPIPWQETSLDRPYERTKNPSIDPEDGETQSSQCCLGSLMAAPASSLAPSSPDSASPSVSRTGDPSYRFVPIRTVVLCRQAGSSAPSTPEPSGRQGQTQSLRVDPCWQPAEPRGRSATPRRRPTYYTVTVPTSCLLSPGPACRSGSDDSISDLSSISHATSPGSSSPDVSFAVPLPLAEPGYYPRGALQLLPPAGPLTFLYEQDLAPLRYQRLVPSRSRIVRTPSLKDYAPAGARGLSKAAVTEELKSWHQRAQLRSARPHSLDRQGAFQRPRGGTTRDVPIAHGILSLVQGPPVQVLRRSAAGVPVQVYMPENGEIVTQV, from the exons ATGGGTGCAGCCCGGCTGGGGGCGTGGGGACGAGCTGTGTACCCGTTGTTGCCCGCAGGCTCTCGGCGCGGCATGGGGGAGGCCAGTGACATGGACAGCGGGATCGTGCTGCACTCGG GCCCTGACAGCCCAGTGTCCCCCCTGAAGGAGCGAGTGCTAGTggggcagcggcagcagcaggcactggaGGCCCAGCTGGATGGCTGCATCCAGGAGCTGCGACAGCTGTGCCTGCGTGAGGCG GAGCTGACGGGGACCCTGCCCTGCGAGTACCCCCTGAAAGCTGGCGAGAAGCCCCCCAAGGTCCGTCGCAGGATCGGGGCTGCCTTCAAGCTGGATGAGATCGCTGTTCTGCGTGGG GACCCTCTGGAACGGGAGCGGGCGCTGCAGCTGCAGATTGCTGAGGCCGCCCGCCGGCTCTGCTGCGAGGAGAACATCAGCCGGCAGGTGCGGAAGAGGCGGCAGACGGCAGCACTCCGGGAGGAGCAGAAGCTGCGGGATCTGGAGCAGGTTCTGAGCCAGCGGcggctcctggcagggcagcgGGACATCAGTACTGCCAAGG AGGACACACGGCCACCAGGACCTGCCACTCCACAGAAGTCCCCATCTCCCAAGGACCCCaccaaggaggaggaggaggagtcaGGGCCTGTGGTACCCACCCCTATTCCCTGGCAGGAGACCAGCCTGGACAGACCCTACGAGAGGACCAAAAATCCCAGCATCGACCCTGAGGATggggaaacccagagctcccaaTGCTGTCTTGGGTCCCTGATGGCTGCCCCTGCCAGTTCCTTGGCCCCCAGCAGCCCTGATTCTGCAAGCCCCTCAGTgtccaggacaggggacccttCCTACCGGTTTGTCCCCATCCGGACTGTGGTGCTGTGCCGGCAGGCAGgttccagtgctcccagcacccCTGAGCCATCAGGACGGCAGGGACAGACCCAATCTCTGAG GGTGGACCCATGCTGGCAGCCAGCTGAGCCGCGGGGCCGCAGCGCCACACCCCGCCGGCGCCCCACCTACTACACAGTCACTGTGCCCACCTCGTGCCTCCTGAGCCCCGGCCCTGCGTGCCGCTCTGGCTCCGATGACAGCATCTCCGACCTCTCCAGCATCTCCCACgccacctccccgggcagcagcagccctgacGTGTCCTTTGCGGTTCCGCTGCCCCTTGCCGAGCCTGGTTACTACCCACGGGGtgccctccagctcctgccacctGCTGGTCCCCTGACTTTCCTGTACGAGCAGGATCTGGCCCCGCTGCGGTACCAGCGCTTGGTGCCCTCCCGTAGCCGCATCGTGCGCACACCCTCGCTCAAAGACTACGCACCTGCTGGGGCCCGGGGGCTCTCCAAGGCCGCTGTCACCGAGGAGCTCAAGTCATGGCACCAGCGTGCCCAGCTGAGGAGTGCCCGGCCCCACTCCCTCGACCGGCAAGGGGCTTTCCAGAGACCCCGTGGTGGGACCACCAGGGACGTGCCCATTGCTCATGGAATCCTGTCACTGGTTCAG GGTCCCCCGGTGCAGGTGCTGCGGCGCTCGGCAGCCGGCGTGCCCGTGCAGGTCTACATGCCCGAGAACGGCGAGATTGTCACCCAAGTGTGA
- the TMEM167B gene encoding protein kish-B isoform X1 produces the protein MGGCSHGVWGSLCRGVGQGPGVPPDLSPTDLPAVYSLDGLLVFGLLLVCTCAYLRKVPRLRIWLLSERRGVWGVCHKAAVIGTRLHVAVSMSCLLMAFYVLVGK, from the exons ATGGGAGGTTGTTCACACGGAGTGTGGGGGTCTCTTTGCAGGGGGGTTGGGCAGGGGCCCGGAGTTCCCCCTGACCTCTCCCCGACCGATCTCCCCGCAGTTTATTCCCTGGACGGGCTCCTGGTGTTCGGGCTGCTCCTGGTTTGCACTTGTGCGTACCTGCGGAAGGTGCCCCGACTGCGCATCTGGCTCCTGTCCGAGCGCAGGGGCGTCTGGGGAGTCTGCCACAAGG CTGCTGTGATTGGGACCCGCCTGCACGTGGCTGTGTCCATGTCCTGTCTTCTCATGGCCTTCTACGTCCTTGTGGGAAAGTGA
- the LOC131567788 gene encoding myb-related transcription factor, partner of profilin-like: protein GGGGARRGLLKRKPNFTLQELEVLMSEVLRYEPLLFGAAAGTVNAYEKQKIWWRITHKVNAAGRHQRDIGEVKNRWRGLRRRAGDKISRHRLERQGPAGRAAARNGNTGSAGNNGSNGNGAAEPGAGPAPVWGPRSAAGTEPSMRSAEGSAQHGVKEEPVKEEPLEVKTEPFHGPAADGAPGRGSDCRLPRTGICPPSELCEGWSRSPPRSAPSELPLGDLRGPQEPLGSDFPSLLLEQEAEQLSHCSAGEAGPPGGLDGTPERPQLSLVQSNERLVQELRAFRREYAESRRETAAVLRGIAQALGGLSRSLAEIRDLYLRERGVPES from the exons ggcggcggcggggcgcggcgggggctGCTGAAGCGGAAGCCGAACTTCacgctgcaggagctggaggtgctgatGAGCGAAGTGCTCCGGTACGAGCCGCTGCTGTTCGGCGCCGCCGCCGGTACCGTGAACGCGTACGAGAAGCAGAAGATCTGGTGGCGGATCACGCACAAGGTGAACGCCGCCGGCCGCCACCAGCGCGACATCGGCGAGGTGAAGAACCGCTGGCGGGGGCTGCGCCGCCGCGCCGGGGACAAGATCAGCCGGCACCGGCTGGAGCGGCAGGGCCCGGCCGGCAGGGCCGCCGCCAGGAACGGGAACACCGGGAGCGCCGGGAATAACGGGAGCAACGGGAACGGCGCGGCCGAGCCCGGAGCGGGGCCCGCCCCCGTCTGGGGTCCTCGCAGCGCCGCCGGAACCGAGCCTTCGATGCGCAGCGCCGAGGGGTCGGCACAGCACG GTGTAAAGGAGGAGCCAGTAAAGGAGGAGCCTTTGGAGGTGAAGACTGAGCCCTTCCACGGTCCCGCTGCCGACGGCGCTCCCGGCCGCGGCTCAGACTGTCGGCTGCCCCGCACCGGCATCTGCCCGCCCAGCGAGCTGTGCGAGGGCTGGAGCCGGAGCCCCCCGCGCTCCGCACCCTCCGAACTCCCCCTCGGCGACCTCCGCGGGCCGCAGGAGCCGCTGGGCTCCGACTTCCCGAGTCTGCTGTTGGAGCAGGAGGCCGAGCAGCTCAGTCACTGCAGCGCGGGAGAGGCGGGGCCCCCCGGCGGGCTGGACGGGACCCCCGAGCGCCCCCAGCTCAGCCTCGTGCAGTCCAACGAGCGGCTGGTGCAGGAGCTGCGGGCGTTCCGCCGGGAATACGCCGAGAGCCGCCGGGAGACCGCGGCCGTGCTGCGCGGCATCGCCCAGGCGCTGGGCGGGCTCAGCCGCAGCCTGGCCGAAATCCGTGACCTCTACCTCCGGGAGCGGGGGGTCCCCGAATCCTGA